From the Phorcysia thermohydrogeniphila genome, the window CACAGGAGAAACCCCATATACCCGGCAACCATTGTCGGTAAACCTCCGATGGAAGACTGCTACATAGGGAAAGCTACGGAAAGGATATTCTTACCCTTACTCAAAACGCAGCTTCCCGAAATCGTTGACATGTGCCTTCCAATAGAAGGTGTCTTTCACAACTTTGCCTTCATCTCCATAGACAAGCGCTACCCCGGACACGCCAAGAAGGTTATCTCTGCCCTCTGGGGAATGGGACAGATGAGCTTTACAAAGAACATCGTGATTTTTGACAAAGACACCAACGTCCATGACATCGGAGAAGTGATATGGCGGTGGGGCAATAACGTTGACCCGAAAAGGGACATTATGTTCACGGAAGGTCCTGTTGACGCCCTTGACCACACCTCTCCCCTTCCCTTCTACGGGAGCAAAATGGGCGTTGACGCAACAAGGAAGTGGAAGAGTGAAGGATTTGAAAGGGACTGGCCTCCAGATATAGAGATGGACGAGGAAGTAAAAAGAAAAATTGACAGTATATGGGATAAGCTCGGCCTTCCAAGTCCAAAAGAGAAGAAAAACCCTTGGAGCTGGGGAAAGTAAGGTTGGACATAGAATTTGAGTGGGACTCAAAAAAGGACGAGTTTCTCAGAAAGGAACGTGGTATATCCTTTGAAGAAATTATAGAGCTAATAACCCCTGAAAACCTTTTAGCCGTGAGAGAGCATCCCAACCCTCTAAAGTATCCCAACCAGAAAATTTTCATAATCAACATTAACGGATATGCATGGGTAGCTACTTACCCCAGTCGGAAATGGACTAAAGTTTATCTGCGGAGGTAGAATGACTCCCAAGA encodes:
- a CDS encoding toxin, with the translated sequence MELGKVRLDIEFEWDSKKDEFLRKERGISFEEIIELITPENLLAVREHPNPLKYPNQKIFIININGYAWVATYPSRKWTKVYLRR